A single genomic interval of Thermoanaerobaculia bacterium harbors:
- a CDS encoding YceI family protein gives MKKFTAVAALATVFAVLAGVAGVAGAAAQTAAPAAAAATSTAITYTADKAHTHVGFTIRHMMSQVRGSFGEFSGTIVKDDANLAAASVEFKIQATSIDTSNENRDKHLRSEDFFFVEKFPEITFKSTKVEKVSDSEYKVTGDFTMRGVTKVVTLPVVLTGEMKTKEGKSIVGFSVATKLDRKEYGINWNRALDNGGLLLSDEVAVEINMEAKQGS, from the coding sequence ATGAAGAAGTTCACCGCAGTCGCCGCCCTCGCCACCGTTTTCGCAGTTCTCGCCGGGGTCGCCGGCGTCGCAGGGGCCGCCGCCCAGACCGCAGCCCCCGCGGCGGCCGCAGCCACCTCGACGGCGATCACCTACACCGCCGACAAGGCGCACACCCATGTCGGCTTCACGATCCGCCACATGATGTCGCAGGTGCGCGGCTCCTTCGGTGAGTTCTCCGGGACGATCGTCAAGGACGACGCCAACCTCGCCGCCGCGTCGGTCGAGTTCAAGATCCAGGCGACATCGATCGACACCTCCAACGAGAACCGCGACAAGCATCTGCGCAGCGAGGACTTCTTCTTCGTCGAGAAGTTCCCCGAGATCACGTTCAAGAGCACGAAGGTGGAGAAGGTCTCGGACAGCGAGTACAAGGTGACCGGCGACTTCACCATGCGCGGCGTCACCAAGGTCGTCACCCTCCCGGTCGTCCTGACGGGCGAGATGAAGACCAAAGAGGGCAAGTCGATTGTCGGCTTCTCCGTCGCCACCAAGCTCGACCGCAAGGAGTACGGCATCAACTGGAATCGCGCGCTCGACAACGGCGGCCTGCTGCTTTCGGACGAAGTCGCGGTCGAGATCAACATGGAAGCCAAGCAGGGCTCCTGA